DNA from Leptolyngbya iicbica LK:
GCAAGCATGGCTGGCCCAGTATCCCGAGGTTGCCACCGAATTAGCGGCGCTAGAGGGATCTTGGCAAGCCCTTCCAGAAAGCTTGCCCCTGCAATTGCCGCCCCCACAATTGCGCGATCGCGTCCTAACTGCTGGGCCGTCTTCACCGGTCAACCGTGAAGCCGCCGCGACCTCTCGCCCATCGACACCTCGCCCCCCTCGTCGCGTTTGGGGGTGGGCTGGCTTGGGCTTGGGTTGGGCCGCCACTGCGGTGGCACTGATCAGCGTGGCAGCAGAAAATCAGCGTCTCCGGCAAGAGCTGATCCAAAGCGAAGCCGTCGTCGCCAGCTTTAGCCAGCCGGACAATCGCCTTTATACCCTGGCGGGAACTGCCGCCCAACCCCAGGCCAGTGGTCGCTTAGTCGTTGATCCAGAGCGTGAAACCGCCCTGATTTTTACCGAGAGCTTGCCGCCGCTGACGGCCAATCAAGCCTATCGGCTGTGGGCGATCGCCGATCAAGAACCGCTCTTTTGTGGGCAGTTCAACCCGATTGCCGAACAGGCGAGCAGTCAGTGGCAATTGCCCGACATCGCGTGCGGCGCCCCCGGCGTACAGATGCTCATCACCGCCGAATCGACTGATGCCCCACCATTACCAGCGGGACCGTTGGTATTACAGAGTCAGTCTTGAGCCGTAGGAATGGGACGCGATCGGAGCAACCGCAACTGCAGTCAGCTTAAGTCAGACGGCAGACACTCTCGCCACCGCGCTCGATATAGCCACAGATCATCCCCGAGGTGGAATGGCCAAACGCACAGCGTCCGTGGCGATCGATAACAATCACGCCCCCCAAGCCCTGCACGCGATCGACGAGATAATTGATGCCGGCAGTGGCTGCCTCAGCCGCATCCATCCCTTTGAAATGGACATAGTCCGAAATCATTTTGCTGAGCACCGTGCGCTGAAACTGTTCGCCATAGCCCGTGGCCGACACCGCACAGGTGGTGTTGTCGGCAAAGACCCCCGCCCCAATAATGGGACTGTCCCCCACGCGCCCCCAGCGCTTATTCACAATGCCCCCAGTCGAGGTGGCGGCAGCAAGGTTGCCTTCGTTGTCTCGGGCGACAGCGCCGATCGTGCCAAACTTGTGCTGGGGCTCAGCATCTTCGTGATCGAGCATCATGCCCCCGGCTTTTTGCGCCTCGCGCCACTGCCGAATCCGCGCATCAACGACGAAATAATCATCCGTCATGATCTCAACGTTGCAGATGTTGGCAAATTCCCGCGCGCCTTTGCCGATGAGCATCACGTGCTCGCTCTTTTCCAACACGCGGCGGGCCAGGGTGATGGGGTTTTTGACATTGGTAATTCCGGCGACGGCTCCCGCTTCCAGCCCGGTGCCATCCATAATGGCGGCATCCATTTCTACTTCGCCATACTCGTTCAACACCGAGCCATGTCCCGCATTGTAGAGGGGATCATCTTCTAAATGCCGTGCACAATATTCCACGGCATCTAAGGCCGAGCCACCTTGGGCCAAAATCTGTCTCCCCCCTTCCAAAATGCGGCGGAGGCTATGGATAAAGTCGTCTTCACTGCCCTCCCGGCGGATATGCTCTAACGCGCCGCAGCCACCGTGAATCATGAGAGAAAAGTTATCAGGCATATCATTAAGGAAGAATGCAGTCGGGAAGTATTTGACGTTACCACACTTAAAATGAGTATGCGCTAAGGAGCGCGTCACCCTTTACATGAAACTGTCATGCTTACTCTTGACCCCACCATTTGTCGAGAATCGACGTTGTCTGAGTGCGAGATCGGCGAAACTGAGACACTCCAGATTCGCACAGCGTTGATGTTGTCATTACAGGAAGCGATCGCACAGCAGGGATGGACTCCTGAAGAAGCCGCCAAAGCGTTAAAACAAACGCTGCCGCGCATGCAAAACCTCATTAATGGCGAAATCAGTCGCTTTAGCATTGAGCAGCTCATTCAACTGCTGGCCCTCACCGGACGGGGAGTACAGATTTCTGTGGTCAACTGAGTGGCACGCCACCCATGACATGATTTTACGAGTGTTTGCTAAAAGACACCGAGAAACGCCTCATTTGGGGCGTTTTTTATTAGGGGATCATAACTTCTTGAAGCCAACACTTAAAAATACGTGTGCTTTCATGACTGCCAGCGGCCTCTTTCGATACGCTTATGAGGCTAGTTTTCGCAACCGTCGAGATGGCTTTGCTGTCTGGTCAATAAGCCTTGTTTTTAGGGCTAAGTGCAGTTCGATTGAGCTGCTAAAAATGGCTCGGCGATCGCCACCATGTCGTCCTTCAACTAGCGTTGTGTTTCCATTGCTAAAAACTTCGGCTCCGGTGGGCACGAGCTAATTGGGGCGTTGTTTGGTGATCTGGCTAATTGGCATTGCTCTATTTCAGTAAGTGATATGGCCCTATGAAAATCTACAACCACGACATTACTCTCTACACCCATGATCGTGACCCCAGCGTCGAACTGTACGCTGGCAGAGCCCTAGGGCTGACGAATACACAAGACAAAATTCAACTAGCTCAGTCTTTACAAAGTGAATGGGATGCCATTGTCGATCACTATGCCCAGATTGGTTTACCCCACACCCACGACGTCATTTGGAATTCATCTTTTGAGGTGATCAATCAGTTCCCCGATCGCGAAATCAGCGTCTACTTTTTTGGCGATGTGATTAATGAGCACGATACCTATCGTCAGCTGTTCCACCAATGGGACGGCAAATACCGCGAAATTGTTGAGTTCGTCAATTCCAAAAACAACTTCATTCAGCTATCAGAAGAAATTGGCATTCCTGTGCCCAAAACTTTGCGCTTTGCCAATTTGGCTGAGGCCCAAGCGTCTGACGAAATCATGTTTCCCTGTTTCATAAAGCCAGCTGTTTCTGATCATGGGGTGGGCATTCAGCGCTGTGCTAATGCTGAGGAACTGGCGCAAGCGTTTGCCACCCTCGTGCCCGAAGAACCCTTACAAATTCAAGAAGAGGTGAATGCCTCGGCCTTTTTGAATCTGCAATATCAGGTGAGGGAAGGGCAGATCGAACCGCTGCTGGTGTCGGAGCAGGTGCTCGATGGCTGTGTTCACAAGGGCAATCGCTACCCTTCGAGTCATGAACCCTGGGACAAAGTCGCGCCGTTTGCTGAGTGGATGGGCGATCGCGGCATGAAGGGGATCTTTGCCGTGGACGTGGCGGTGGTGCCCGAAGCAGCAGGCACTCGCTATGTGGCGATCGAATGCAATCCCCGCTTCAACGGGTCGTCCTACCCAACCATGGTGGCCAAGCGACTCAACATCCCTCAATGGAGCAGCGGTACTTACAAGACCCAGCTGCGATCGCTCAACGAGCTAGATCTCCGAGATATCGCCTATGATCCGGCCACTCACAAGGGCGTGATTTTGATTAACTGGGGCATTATTCAAGCGGGCAAACTGAGTGTGCTCTTTGCGGGCACTGAAGCTGAGCAAGCAGAACTCGAAACAGCGCTCTTACAGCGACTTTGAGCGGCAGCTTGTTGGAACCAATTGGCCCCAGAGCGCTCAAAGTCAGCATCAGATTTTTATCGTATTGCGCAACAATGCTTGCTGCCGCCAGTCCTATTTTGTTGAGCTAAAAAAGGCGCTTCCATCGCTGACGGAAGCGCCCTTTTGGGATTCAAACTGTGCTGACTTGGCATTCGCTTTTAATCGATGAAGATGCCGCCACCTTCGCTAACGACAATGCTTCTCGTGACTAAGTCGGGATTCTCATAAAATGCTGTGGGTTCCAAATGTTGGAGAGAAATCGTGGCACTCATACCGTCCTCAGCGACAGACGACACTTCCGCATAAGTCAAGCCGCCATCTAATTGCCGAAACCCAATAAAGGATGGCAGATCATCAGTCGTAAAACTGACTGACTGATTCGGAGCAATCTCTTCAAACCGACTATTACCCGGCACCATGAAAGAAATCACAGAGGGGCTGTCGTTCATTAGGGTCAGTTCGACCCCACCGTCAACTGGAGTAATGTATGCTTCGGCTTCCTTGCGATCGCTGACGGCAGGCGTGCTCATGAGTGAGATTGACTCTGGCGCTTGAGACGAGCTGGCTTTCAATGTATTTTGGCTAAGTAGTACAGCAGGAGTCGCCACCAAAACAGCTGTACCTAACATCAATATTTTCTTGGATTTGAGAAAGTTCATATGTAACTCCTCTTGCTTCAAAAGCAGATGCATTCTATGGCTAAGCAGGTCGACCCAAATGAACGTAACTCTCTACCGATGAAGACTCCGCCGCGAAACTCAAAGCTCGACTGAGGGATGCGATATTAAACCGATCTTCACGGGCAGCAAACGCCTAAGGCTACCTACTTAAAACCGTGCTCTACTGACTATTAACTTAAAATATTGATGATTT
Protein-coding regions in this window:
- a CDS encoding ATP-grasp domain-containing protein, which encodes MKIYNHDITLYTHDRDPSVELYAGRALGLTNTQDKIQLAQSLQSEWDAIVDHYAQIGLPHTHDVIWNSSFEVINQFPDREISVYFFGDVINEHDTYRQLFHQWDGKYREIVEFVNSKNNFIQLSEEIGIPVPKTLRFANLAEAQASDEIMFPCFIKPAVSDHGVGIQRCANAEELAQAFATLVPEEPLQIQEEVNASAFLNLQYQVREGQIEPLLVSEQVLDGCVHKGNRYPSSHEPWDKVAPFAEWMGDRGMKGIFAVDVAVVPEAAGTRYVAIECNPRFNGSSYPTMVAKRLNIPQWSSGTYKTQLRSLNELDLRDIAYDPATHKGVILINWGIIQAGKLSVLFAGTEAEQAELETALLQRL
- a CDS encoding anti-sigma factor, with the translated sequence MASFSFMNSNPLPDNWRSLLAGYVLNDLTAEETAQVQAWLAQYPEVATELAALEGSWQALPESLPLQLPPPQLRDRVLTAGPSSPVNREAAATSRPSTPRPPRRVWGWAGLGLGWAATAVALISVAAENQRLRQELIQSEAVVASFSQPDNRLYTLAGTAAQPQASGRLVVDPERETALIFTESLPPLTANQAYRLWAIADQEPLFCGQFNPIAEQASSQWQLPDIACGAPGVQMLITAESTDAPPLPAGPLVLQSQS
- a CDS encoding isoaspartyl peptidase/L-asparaginase family protein, with the translated sequence MPDNFSLMIHGGCGALEHIRREGSEDDFIHSLRRILEGGRQILAQGGSALDAVEYCARHLEDDPLYNAGHGSVLNEYGEVEMDAAIMDGTGLEAGAVAGITNVKNPITLARRVLEKSEHVMLIGKGAREFANICNVEIMTDDYFVVDARIRQWREAQKAGGMMLDHEDAEPQHKFGTIGAVARDNEGNLAAATSTGGIVNKRWGRVGDSPIIGAGVFADNTTCAVSATGYGEQFQRTVLSKMISDYVHFKGMDAAEAATAGINYLVDRVQGLGGVIVIDRHGRCAFGHSTSGMICGYIERGGESVCRLT
- a CDS encoding helix-turn-helix domain-containing protein, which produces MLTLDPTICRESTLSECEIGETETLQIRTALMLSLQEAIAQQGWTPEEAAKALKQTLPRMQNLINGEISRFSIEQLIQLLALTGRGVQISVVN